In Pseudonocardia sp. C8, one genomic interval encodes:
- a CDS encoding TIGR03084 family metal-binding protein, translating into MGVSMDQVLDDLVAESRVLQALVAGLDDTGIAAATPAEGWSIRDQLTHLAYFDETATLAATDPEAFRREAAALAGRGDDFPDQVAAEHAGLGAGAVRDWFARARTALVDTFRGIEPRTRLPWYGPDMSALSSVTARLMETWAHGQDVADALGILREPTDRLRHVAHLGVRTAGFAFTLNGRPVPDTPVRVELDAPSGARWEWGPADAADRVTGPALDFCLTVTQRRHVSDTALQVTGPVATEWISIAQAFAGTPGPGRAPGAVPPAGGRT; encoded by the coding sequence ATGGGCGTGTCCATGGACCAGGTCCTCGACGACCTGGTCGCCGAGTCCCGGGTGCTGCAGGCCCTCGTCGCCGGCCTCGACGACACCGGCATCGCGGCGGCCACCCCGGCGGAGGGCTGGAGCATCCGCGACCAGCTCACCCACCTCGCGTACTTCGACGAGACCGCCACCCTGGCCGCGACCGACCCGGAGGCCTTCCGCCGGGAGGCCGCCGCGCTCGCCGGGCGCGGCGACGACTTCCCCGACCAGGTGGCCGCCGAGCACGCCGGGCTGGGGGCCGGGGCGGTGCGGGACTGGTTCGCCCGGGCGCGCACCGCGCTCGTCGACACCTTCCGCGGGATCGAGCCCCGCACCCGGCTGCCCTGGTACGGGCCCGACATGAGCGCGCTGTCCTCGGTGACCGCGCGGCTGATGGAGACCTGGGCGCACGGCCAGGACGTCGCCGACGCCCTCGGCATCCTGCGCGAACCCACCGACCGGCTCCGGCACGTCGCCCACCTGGGCGTGCGGACCGCGGGCTTCGCCTTCACCCTCAACGGCCGGCCCGTGCCGGACACGCCGGTGCGGGTCGAGCTCGACGCGCCCTCCGGTGCGCGCTGGGAGTGGGGACCCGCGGACGCGGCCGACCGGGTGACCGGGCCCGCACTCGACTTCTGCCTGACCGTCACCCAGCGCCGGCACGTCTCCGACACGGCGTTGCAGGTCACCGGGCCGGTCGCCACCGAGTGGATCTCGATCGCCCAGGCCTTCGCCGGTACCCCCGGTCCCGGCCGGGCCCCCGGTGCCGTGCCGCCCGCGGGAGGACGCACATGA
- a CDS encoding acyclic terpene utilization AtuA family protein — translation MTAEPRRAVRIGNCSGFYGDRIAAAREMVEGGPIDVLTGDYLAELTMLILWKARRKDPDGGYARTFLTQVEHVLGTCLDRGITIVSNAGGLNPAGLATDLGKLAARLGLAPRIAHVHGDDLVDRLDDLQAAGHPLAHLDTGRPLADAGVTPVTANAYLGAWGITEALRAGADIVVTGRVTDASVVVGPAAWWHGWSPTDHDAIAGAMAAGHVIECGPQATGGNYAFFDEITDRRYPGFPIAEVEADGSSVITKHDGTGGLVSVGTVTAQLLYEIAEPAYPGPDAVAHFDTVTLDQDGPHRVRISGTRGSPPTDQLKVALNYEGGYRNTMTLVLTGTRIEEKAAWAEQQLVELLGGRDRFAGFDVQLLRFDHPDAPTNAEATAHLRVTVKDPDRSKVGRAFSNTTMELALGGYPGFHTTTPPSGESAYGVYWPTLVPAAEVTHQVTLPDGTVRTIPHGPVTAPLPAAPEPDPAAASPATGPTRRLPLGEIAGARSGDKGGNANIGLWTRTDAEYAWLRTLLTAGKVRELLPEAAGLEIRRYELPNLRAVNVVVVGLLGAGVASATRPDPQAKGLGEYLRSRLVDVPVALLEG, via the coding sequence ATGACCGCCGAGCCCCGCCGCGCCGTCCGGATCGGGAACTGCTCGGGCTTCTACGGCGACCGGATCGCCGCCGCCCGGGAGATGGTCGAGGGCGGGCCGATCGACGTCCTGACCGGGGACTACCTCGCCGAGCTGACCATGCTCATCCTGTGGAAGGCCCGGCGGAAGGACCCGGACGGCGGCTACGCCCGGACCTTCCTCACCCAGGTCGAGCACGTCCTCGGCACCTGCCTGGACCGCGGCATCACGATCGTCTCCAACGCCGGTGGGCTCAACCCGGCCGGGCTGGCCACCGACCTCGGGAAGCTGGCCGCGCGGCTCGGGCTCGCGCCCCGGATCGCCCACGTGCACGGCGACGACCTCGTCGACCGGCTCGACGACCTGCAGGCCGCCGGGCACCCGCTGGCCCACCTCGACACCGGCCGCCCCCTCGCCGACGCCGGCGTCACCCCGGTCACCGCGAACGCCTACCTCGGCGCGTGGGGCATCACCGAGGCGCTGCGCGCCGGCGCCGACATCGTCGTCACCGGGCGGGTCACCGACGCGTCGGTGGTCGTCGGCCCCGCCGCCTGGTGGCACGGCTGGTCCCCGACCGACCACGACGCGATCGCCGGCGCGATGGCGGCCGGCCACGTCATCGAGTGCGGCCCGCAGGCGACCGGCGGCAACTACGCCTTCTTCGACGAGATCACCGACCGCCGCTACCCCGGCTTCCCGATCGCCGAGGTCGAGGCCGACGGCTCCTCGGTGATCACCAAGCACGACGGCACCGGTGGGCTGGTCTCGGTCGGCACCGTCACCGCCCAGCTGCTCTACGAGATCGCCGAACCCGCCTACCCGGGCCCGGACGCGGTCGCGCACTTCGACACCGTGACCCTCGACCAGGACGGCCCGCACCGGGTCCGGATCTCCGGTACCCGCGGCAGCCCGCCCACCGACCAGCTCAAGGTCGCGCTCAACTACGAGGGCGGCTACCGCAACACGATGACCCTCGTGCTCACCGGGACCCGGATCGAGGAGAAGGCCGCCTGGGCCGAGCAGCAGCTCGTCGAGCTGCTCGGCGGGCGGGACCGCTTCGCCGGGTTCGACGTCCAGCTGCTGCGCTTCGACCACCCCGACGCCCCCACCAACGCCGAGGCCACCGCGCACCTCCGGGTGACCGTCAAGGATCCCGACCGGTCCAAGGTGGGGCGGGCGTTCTCCAACACCACCATGGAGCTCGCCCTGGGCGGCTACCCGGGTTTCCACACCACCACCCCGCCGTCGGGCGAGAGCGCCTACGGGGTGTACTGGCCCACGCTCGTCCCGGCCGCGGAGGTGACCCACCAGGTCACGCTGCCCGACGGCACCGTGCGGACGATCCCGCACGGCCCGGTCACGGCCCCGCTGCCCGCGGCCCCGGAGCCGGACCCCGCAGCGGCGTCCCCGGCGACCGGCCCGACCCGCAGGCTGCCGCTCGGCGAGATCGCCGGGGCCCGCTCCGGGGACAAGGGCGGCAACGCCAACATCGGCCTCTGGACCCGCACCGACGCCGAGTACGCCTGGCTGCGCACCCTGCTCACCGCCGGGAAGGTCCGCGAGCTCCTCCCCGAGGCTGCCGGCCTGGAGATCCGCCGCTACGAGCTGCCCAACCTGCGGGCGGTGAACGTCGTGGTGGTCGGCCTCCTCGGCGCCGGGGTCGCGTCCGCGACCCGGCCGGACCCGCAGGCCAAGGGGCTGGGCGAGTACCTGCGCAGCAGGCTCGTCGACGTGCCGGTCGCGCTGCTGGAGGGTTGA